The following are from one region of the Amedibacterium intestinale genome:
- a CDS encoding RnfABCDGE type electron transport complex subunit D, whose protein sequence is MKFAFNVSPNLRQKQSTKQIMLELMIGLLVVFAFSLFYYGTEYGSSYVLQAIKLLAVSVIVALLTEIAFAFFTRKGQKFDFAYIKKFLSGSFGWITAIILTMMCPISISFYALGVATFFAIFFAKLLFGGFGNNIFNPAAVGRAVIFATFVGASTDIITMATPTTVIASSYNWLVVDPEMITTMMDEIGGLPTLFTGMYPGAIGETSALVILIVGIILSIRKVIDWRIPVVYLGSIFVLAMGIALFKGVGSYGSLPGFIWYPLLHLLTGGVMFGAVFMLTDPVTSPTSAQGKCIFALGAAVLTVLIRIKANLPEGCLYSILLMNMLTPMIEQALAGKQLALRKKASIIFGSVAVVGMGCVLLAANVIEPKAKEVEEAPQPTLVTSTDEDMLSMDASITDTKENGNEVVYTVKAHGYTANENPDVYNVFEITVDKTNNQITKMSFVECNDSDFIKTAVQSNPELVNVVNTDLSKEFEYTTEDVVSGATFTTKSAMRAMIEVQRALGL, encoded by the coding sequence ATGAAGTTTGCATTTAACGTATCACCTAACTTGCGCCAGAAACAGAGTACAAAGCAAATCATGCTGGAGCTGATGATTGGTTTATTAGTAGTATTTGCTTTTTCTCTTTTCTATTATGGAACAGAATATGGCTCAAGTTATGTATTGCAGGCAATAAAACTATTGGCAGTATCTGTAATTGTTGCATTGCTTACTGAAATTGCATTTGCCTTTTTTACAAGAAAAGGACAAAAATTTGATTTTGCATATATTAAGAAATTTTTAAGTGGATCTTTTGGATGGATAACAGCTATCATTTTGACAATGATGTGTCCTATTAGTATTTCTTTTTATGCGCTTGGAGTAGCAACTTTCTTTGCCATCTTCTTTGCTAAATTGCTGTTTGGGGGATTTGGAAACAATATCTTTAACCCTGCAGCAGTAGGTAGAGCTGTAATCTTCGCTACATTTGTTGGGGCTTCTACTGATATTATCACAATGGCTACACCAACAACTGTAATAGCTTCCAGTTATAACTGGCTGGTTGTAGATCCTGAAATGATTACAACTATGATGGATGAAATTGGTGGATTGCCTACCTTATTTACAGGTATGTATCCTGGGGCAATTGGAGAAACAAGTGCTCTTGTTATTTTAATCGTTGGTATTATTTTATCTATTCGTAAAGTTATTGACTGGAGAATCCCAGTAGTATATTTAGGAAGTATCTTTGTGTTAGCAATGGGAATCGCTTTGTTTAAAGGAGTAGGTTCTTATGGAAGTCTTCCTGGATTTATCTGGTATCCATTGTTACATCTATTGACTGGTGGAGTTATGTTTGGAGCTGTCTTTATGTTAACAGATCCAGTTACTTCTCCAACAAGTGCACAGGGAAAATGTATCTTTGCTTTAGGAGCAGCAGTCTTGACTGTTTTGATTCGTATTAAAGCAAATCTTCCTGAAGGATGCTTATATTCTATTTTATTGATGAATATGCTAACTCCTATGATTGAACAGGCTTTGGCTGGAAAACAGCTGGCACTTCGTAAAAAAGCATCTATTATTTTTGGCAGTGTAGCTGTTGTTGGCATGGGATGTGTATTGCTTGCAGCAAATGTCATTGAACCAAAGGCAAAAGAAGTTGAAGAAGCACCTCAGCCTACTTTAGTTACATCAACAGATGAAGATATGCTAAGTATGGATGCAAGCATTACCGATACCAAAGAGAATGGAAATGAAGTTGTTTATACGGTAAAGGCACACGGTTATACAGCAAATGAAAATCCAGATGTTTATAACGTGTTTGAAATTACAGTAGATAAAACAAATAATCAAATTACAAAAATGAGTTTTGTTGAATGTAATGATTCTGATTTTATTAAGACAGCAGTTCAAAGCAATCCTGAACTAGTAAATGTTGTAAATACAGATTTAAGTAAAGAATTTGAGTATACAACCGAAGATGTTGTTTCAGGTGCTACTTTTACAACAAAATCTGCTATGCGTGCTATGATCGAAGTTCAGCGCGCATTAGGGCTGTAA
- the rsxE gene encoding electron transport complex subunit RsxE codes for MNRKENFTAGFLRENPVFSLYLGLCSTLAITTTLNNAIGMGVAVIAVLVMSNVIISLMRNITPSEIRIPVYIVIIASLVKVIQMLIKAYAPSLDTALGVFIPLIVVNCIILGRAEAFASKNKVLDSALDGLGMGLGYTVSIVIMSGIRQLLATGALSFDNPFNAAQNIFTLKIIPDDFTISMFSQPVGAFCTFACLAAGLAAYKSYQTKKAAEKQKEAK; via the coding sequence ATGAATCGTAAAGAAAATTTTACTGCAGGATTCTTACGTGAAAACCCTGTATTCTCATTGTATTTGGGACTATGTTCCACATTGGCAATTACAACTACATTAAATAATGCGATTGGTATGGGTGTCGCTGTTATTGCAGTTTTAGTTATGTCAAATGTTATCATTTCTTTGATGCGTAATATTACACCATCTGAAATCCGTATTCCGGTTTATATTGTAATTATCGCATCTTTGGTTAAGGTTATTCAGATGTTAATCAAGGCTTATGCGCCAAGCTTAGATACAGCTTTGGGTGTATTTATTCCACTGATCGTTGTTAACTGTATCATTCTTGGACGTGCAGAAGCATTTGCAAGTAAAAACAAAGTGCTTGATTCTGCTTTGGATGGTCTTGGAATGGGACTTGGGTATACAGTTTCTATCGTTATTATGTCTGGTATTCGACAGTTGCTTGCAACAGGAGCTTTATCTTTTGATAATCCATTCAATGCAGCTCAGAATATTTTTACCTTAAAAATTATTCCAGATGATTTCACAATTAGTATGTTCTCACAGCCTGTAGGAGCATTCTGTACATTTGCATGTTTAGCTGCCGGACTTGCAGCATATAAGTCATATCAGACGAAAAAGGCAGCAGAAAAACAAAAGGAGGCGAAATAA
- a CDS encoding RnfABCDGE type electron transport complex subunit C: MSLFKGPMRQHIQGHKELTEHVEAQELKAGEKVYIPLFCGASTNLEVLVQEGDSVCIGTKIAECKERFFVPIYASVSGTVAGIEKRMHASLKPVPHLVIINDGQYKEVASFEPLNYETADRETLIDFMMNAGIIGLGGAGFPAFVKYKFAKDVEKLIINAVECEPFITADYKTIFAQKEEFVTGLMAMKKMAMAKEAVIAIKKTHQDLISFVEEAVKGLDGVSIAAVPDVYPMGWERVLVREIMHKEYDRLPGEVGAVVNNATTAIAFGDALLHGRAIVKKTVTVSGTAVKEPKNVIVPVGMPASEIIAACGGYTEDSVKLIAGGPMMGKTIVNDAFVIDRNMNALTVLANKPYDSISCLRCGKCSDHCPAGLQPVRIAQAVKAADKKTMEKLCAVDCIECGLCTYVCPSRLDVTENVRKAKRQLQLAKK, encoded by the coding sequence ATGTCATTGTTTAAAGGACCAATGCGTCAGCACATACAAGGGCACAAAGAGCTCACAGAACACGTAGAAGCACAGGAGTTGAAAGCAGGGGAAAAAGTGTATATTCCTTTGTTTTGCGGAGCATCTACAAATCTGGAAGTTTTGGTACAGGAGGGAGATTCTGTTTGCATAGGAACAAAGATTGCCGAATGCAAAGAACGTTTTTTTGTGCCAATTTATGCGAGTGTTTCCGGAACAGTTGCTGGAATTGAAAAAAGAATGCACGCTTCTTTGAAGCCGGTTCCTCATCTTGTTATTATAAATGATGGGCAGTATAAAGAGGTTGCTTCTTTTGAACCGTTGAATTATGAAACAGCGGATAGGGAAACTTTGATTGATTTTATGATGAATGCGGGTATCATCGGTTTAGGTGGTGCTGGTTTCCCGGCTTTTGTTAAATATAAGTTTGCGAAAGACGTAGAAAAGCTTATTATTAACGCAGTAGAATGTGAGCCATTCATTACAGCAGATTACAAAACGATCTTTGCTCAGAAAGAAGAATTTGTAACAGGTTTAATGGCTATGAAAAAAATGGCAATGGCAAAAGAAGCTGTCATTGCGATTAAAAAAACACATCAGGATTTGATTTCTTTTGTTGAAGAAGCTGTAAAAGGACTGGATGGAGTTTCAATAGCAGCTGTACCAGATGTGTATCCAATGGGATGGGAACGTGTATTGGTGCGTGAAATCATGCATAAAGAATATGATCGTTTACCTGGAGAAGTAGGAGCAGTTGTAAATAATGCAACTACTGCAATTGCATTTGGGGATGCATTATTACATGGACGTGCTATCGTTAAGAAAACAGTAACGGTATCAGGAACTGCTGTGAAAGAACCAAAAAATGTAATTGTTCCTGTAGGTATGCCGGCAAGTGAAATTATTGCAGCTTGTGGTGGATATACAGAAGATTCTGTAAAATTGATTGCCGGTGGTCCTATGATGGGAAAAACAATTGTTAATGATGCATTTGTTATTGATCGCAATATGAATGCCTTAACGGTTTTGGCAAATAAGCCTTATGACAGTATTTCCTGCTTGCGCTGTGGAAAGTGCAGTGATCACTGTCCAGCAGGACTACAGCCAGTACGTATCGCACAGGCTGTAAAAGCCGCAGATAAAAAGACAATGGAAAAATTATGCGCTGTAGATTGTATTGAGTGTGGTTTATGTACCTATGTATGTCCATCACGTTTGGATGTTACAGAAAATGTACGTAAAGCAAAACGTCAGCTGCAGCTGGCTAAAAAGTAG
- a CDS encoding GNAT family N-acetyltransferase yields MIKQMPFVETDRLYLRGLEEEDVCDIYAYLSMEETREFLDLEQQQNIDQTWNLLYEEYLPYIEKSLFQCWVMEQKQSGKVIGHLRLYEEQQCLFVEMLLHPAYWKQGYMKEALMKMLQHVYTFLKYQNVYVKVRKENKNCIFLLESLGFQYITCVKEILSNGKMYDMWIERLSEKEWRKQNEKNT; encoded by the coding sequence ATGATTAAACAGATGCCTTTTGTTGAAACAGATCGTCTTTATTTAAGAGGGTTAGAGGAAGAAGATGTATGTGATATATATGCATACCTTTCCATGGAAGAAACAAGAGAATTTCTTGATTTAGAACAGCAGCAAAATATTGATCAGACATGGAATCTTTTATATGAAGAGTATCTTCCCTATATTGAAAAAAGTTTATTTCAATGCTGGGTCATGGAACAAAAACAAAGCGGCAAGGTAATTGGACATCTTCGTTTATATGAAGAACAACAATGCCTTTTTGTGGAAATGCTTCTTCATCCAGCTTACTGGAAACAAGGATATATGAAAGAGGCTTTGATGAAGATGCTGCAGCATGTCTATACCTTCTTAAAATATCAAAATGTGTATGTGAAAGTGAGAAAAGAAAATAAAAACTGCATATTTTTATTAGAATCTTTAGGGTTTCAGTACATTACATGTGTTAAAGAAATTCTATCAAATGGGAAAATGTACGATATGTGGATAGAACGATTAAGTGAAAAAGAATGGAGGAAACAAAATGAGAAAAACACTTGA
- a CDS encoding FAD:protein FMN transferase, giving the protein MKNKKWKLLLFICSLCISSGCTQKQNLEKHSMTATNLGFDTVISFTAYTKNEKEFKKYENELSKQISYYNKIFDRYNSYEGINNIKTINDNAGKKPVEVNEDIIDLLTISKEYAELTNGKFDITLGSVMDLWREAREQAEKNPDNTFVPSMEDLENAKEHSGWDKVQIDKEKNTVYLTDPKTRLDVGAIAKGYAIDKTSQHLKELGVEHGFLNGGGNIRLLGNKPDDSNWVVGVQIPDLTQQATDSISSLSLPGNTSIVTSGDYQRFYVYDGTIMHHIIDPETLQPARYARSVSIVCDDGTASDILSTALFTMSQEDGQALLDKINKEKDIHASALWVYDKNTLPKHLENSYKNQEYTISYSPSLKEKIVK; this is encoded by the coding sequence ATGAAAAACAAAAAATGGAAACTTCTTCTGTTCATATGCAGTTTATGTATTAGCAGCGGATGTACACAAAAGCAGAATTTAGAAAAACATTCTATGACAGCAACCAATCTTGGATTTGATACTGTTATTTCTTTTACTGCTTATACAAAAAATGAGAAAGAATTTAAAAAATATGAAAATGAGCTTTCAAAACAGATTTCCTACTACAACAAAATCTTTGATCGCTATAACTCTTATGAAGGTATCAACAACATTAAAACAATCAATGACAACGCCGGAAAAAAACCAGTTGAGGTAAACGAAGATATCATAGACCTGCTAACTATTTCAAAAGAATATGCAGAGTTAACCAATGGAAAGTTTGATATTACTTTAGGTAGTGTTATGGATTTATGGCGAGAGGCTAGAGAACAGGCAGAAAAGAATCCTGATAACACCTTTGTTCCTTCCATGGAAGACTTGGAAAATGCAAAAGAACATAGCGGCTGGGATAAAGTACAGATCGATAAAGAAAAAAATACAGTTTATTTAACAGATCCTAAAACAAGGCTTGATGTTGGGGCAATTGCGAAAGGATATGCGATTGATAAAACATCTCAGCATTTAAAAGAACTTGGCGTTGAACATGGATTTTTAAATGGAGGAGGCAATATTCGTCTTCTTGGCAATAAACCAGATGATTCAAACTGGGTTGTAGGCGTACAGATTCCCGATTTGACACAGCAGGCTACAGACTCTATTTCATCATTATCTTTACCTGGAAACACTTCTATTGTTACAAGTGGTGATTACCAGCGATTCTACGTATATGATGGAACCATCATGCATCACATTATTGATCCAGAAACTTTGCAGCCGGCAAGATATGCTAGAAGCGTGTCAATTGTATGTGATGATGGAACAGCATCTGATATCTTATCAACCGCACTGTTTACCATGTCACAGGAAGATGGTCAGGCACTTCTTGATAAAATAAACAAAGAAAAAGATATTCACGCTTCAGCTTTATGGGTATATGACAAGAACACACTTCCAAAACATTTGGAAAACAGTTATAAAAACCAGGAATATACGATTTCCTACAGCCCATCTTTAAAAGAAAAAATTGTTAAATAA
- a CDS encoding electron transport complex protein RnfA, producing MNWSNLFVMLITFVFINNVVLNQFLGMCPFMGVSKKSSSALGMGAAVTFVIVAASLVTYGLYYKVLEPLGLEYMDLITFILVIAALVQLVEMIIKKTSPSLYKALGVYLPLITTNCVVLNVTLNNISFKYDFAEMLTYSIAIPLGFTMVLYIFSTIRERLDACDTPVSWKGNPIALIVAAIMALAFSGLTGLV from the coding sequence ATGAATTGGAGTAACTTATTTGTCATGCTGATTACTTTTGTTTTCATCAACAACGTTGTTTTGAACCAGTTTCTTGGTATGTGTCCTTTTATGGGGGTATCAAAGAAAAGTAGTTCAGCTTTAGGTATGGGGGCTGCGGTTACTTTTGTAATCGTTGCAGCATCTCTTGTAACATATGGATTGTATTATAAAGTCCTTGAACCACTTGGACTTGAATATATGGACTTAATTACATTTATTCTTGTGATTGCTGCGCTTGTACAGCTTGTAGAAATGATCATCAAGAAAACTAGTCCATCTTTATATAAAGCATTAGGTGTTTATTTGCCTTTAATTACAACAAACTGTGTTGTATTAAACGTTACATTAAATAATATTTCTTTCAAATATGATTTTGCAGAAATGTTAACATATTCTATTGCTATTCCTTTAGGATTTACAATGGTATTATATATCTTCTCTACGATTCGTGAGCGTCTGGATGCATGCGATACACCAGTTTCATGGAAAGGAAATCCAATTGCCCTGATTGTAGCAGCTATTATGGCTTTAGCATTTAGTGGATTAACTGGGCTGGTATAA
- a CDS encoding FMN-binding protein has protein sequence MKKILHLTIFLALVAAIAGAALGIANSLTAPVIARNELEAEKDNLKVLYPDVPDEAFEQVEKDVSDTIQKIFKVEGKSYVFKMKVTGYKEGTTFLVALDDKGTVIDYVGISNGDTQGLGTQVLDAPFRESLKGKDATSDEILNDTISGATLSSKPVLEGIKEAAQYQADKLK, from the coding sequence ATGAAAAAAATATTACATCTGACCATATTTCTAGCGTTAGTAGCAGCAATTGCCGGAGCAGCGCTTGGAATTGCAAACAGCTTAACTGCACCAGTTATTGCACGCAATGAACTGGAAGCAGAAAAGGATAATTTAAAAGTATTATATCCAGATGTACCTGATGAAGCATTTGAACAGGTAGAAAAGGATGTATCAGATACAATTCAAAAAATCTTCAAAGTTGAAGGAAAAAGCTATGTTTTTAAAATGAAGGTAACAGGGTATAAAGAAGGAACTACTTTCCTTGTTGCATTAGATGATAAAGGTACGGTTATCGATTATGTAGGTATTTCCAATGGAGATACACAAGGATTAGGTACACAGGTACTGGATGCACCTTTCCGTGAATCTTTAAAAGGAAAAGATGCTACATCAGATGAAATCTTAAATGATACAATTTCAGGTGCTACATTATCTAGTAAGCCAGTTCTTGAAGGTATTAAAGAAGCAGCTCAGTATCAAGCTGATAAATTAAAGTAG
- a CDS encoding (Fe-S)-binding protein, translating into MLNAVLTALLLMLVLGAILGLGLGVADKFLSVEVDERVETVASMLPNYNCGGCGYAGCSGLAEALVNGEVTVVGTCKPCKPDQKAAIAEYLNTTPGPDGTCLKVKA; encoded by the coding sequence ATGTTAAATGCAGTATTAACAGCGCTTTTACTGATGCTTGTATTAGGTGCTATCCTTGGACTAGGTTTAGGAGTTGCAGATAAGTTTTTGAGTGTGGAAGTAGACGAACGTGTAGAAACTGTAGCTAGTATGCTTCCAAACTACAACTGCGGTGGCTGTGGTTATGCAGGCTGCAGTGGCTTAGCAGAAGCTTTGGTAAATGGGGAAGTTACTGTTGTAGGAACATGTAAACCTTGTAAACCAGATCAGAAAGCTGCAATTGCTGAATATTTGAATACGACACCTGGCCCTGATGGTACATGTCTAAAAGTTAAAGCATAA
- a CDS encoding LysM peptidoglycan-binding domain-containing protein, whose product MKTMMIEKQFFFTPKIKQLISIQANEQLSYMQTEQGIRAKGPMYVSGNYIDADGNTQEIHETLDMDVLAPSHKLSGDIAFTLRIQEVKGEVHDGALLLYLTIMAEGLKEEKTCDVDEPQEETEVLENEHDEVAEFEDLFEDADCTCTSYRMVVAKIDDTYDTIAQRYNVDVSKLRTYNHDKEIVPKSLLILP is encoded by the coding sequence ATGAAAACAATGATGATAGAAAAACAGTTTTTCTTTACACCAAAAATAAAACAACTCATCTCTATACAGGCGAATGAACAATTATCTTATATGCAGACAGAACAGGGGATTCGTGCGAAAGGCCCTATGTATGTAAGTGGAAATTATATAGATGCAGATGGAAATACGCAAGAGATTCATGAGACATTAGATATGGATGTACTGGCACCTTCTCATAAATTAAGTGGTGATATTGCATTTACTTTGCGAATACAAGAGGTAAAAGGTGAAGTACATGATGGAGCTCTTCTTTTGTATCTTACAATTATGGCAGAAGGGTTAAAAGAAGAAAAAACATGTGATGTTGATGAACCCCAAGAAGAAACAGAAGTTTTAGAAAATGAACATGATGAAGTGGCAGAATTTGAAGATTTATTTGAAGATGCAGATTGCACTTGTACTTCCTATCGCATGGTTGTGGCGAAAATCGATGACACATATGATACGATTGCACAACGTTATAATGTAGATGTTTCAAAATTAAGAACTTATAATCATGACAAAGAGATCGTTCCTAAGAGTTTGTTAATACTTCCATAA
- a CDS encoding valine--tRNA ligase produces the protein MRKTLDAKYDHNTVEQEHYKTWVENGYFTAGDKSKDPFCVVIPPPNVTGKLHLGHAWDTTLQDIVARYKRLQGYDMLWLPGMDHAGIATQAKVDARLKEQGVSRYDIGREKFLEAAWDWKEEYASTIRKQWAKMGLSLDYTRERFTLDDGLSHAVRKVFVDLYNDGLIYQGERIINWDPEAKTALSNIEVIHKEIEGAMYHFKYKVVETGQELVVATTRPETMFADQAIFVHPDDERYKDIIGMHAINPANGEELPIMADDYIDMDFGTAVMKCTPAHDPNDFMLAKKYNLPMPICMHPDGTMNEMCGKYEGMDRFACRKALVEDFEKAGVVDHIEKHMHQVGHSERTGVIVEPYLSKQWFVKMKPLAEEVLKNQEIEDQKINFYPKRFEKTFHQWLDVIEDWCISRQLWWGHRIPAWYHKETGEIYVGMDDPKDIENWIQDEDVLDTWFSSALWPFSTLGWPENSEDLQRYFPNDLLVTGYDIIFFWVARMAFQTRYCMKNRPFKDVLIHGLVRDPQGRKMSKSLGNGIDPMDVIDKYGVDALRFFLTTNSTPGQDLRFSDEKVESSWNFINKIWNASRFALMQCGEDMQVDDIDLSHASMIDKWILARFNEVLKNVTENMEKYEYALVGNELYGFIWDDFCSWYIELSKAGLNSEDEVVRSAAKSTLITVLSGIVRMLHPFMPFVTEELYLSIPHEKDSINLETWPTAAPVEMSEEEMTSVKQLITMIEAVRALKVDYNLKPSMDIQVIIKNEKDELVPCDESINAILMKMCHASWVSETTEEEMAVRPILNGTLSVPLASIINVEEEIEKLSKELKRLTGEIKRGEGMLSNPNFVNKAPEAKVNAEREKLEGYRSQYAIVEKQLEDMKKKV, from the coding sequence ATGAGAAAAACACTTGATGCGAAATATGATCACAATACAGTAGAGCAGGAACATTATAAAACCTGGGTTGAAAATGGTTATTTTACAGCAGGAGATAAAAGTAAAGATCCTTTTTGTGTTGTAATTCCACCACCAAATGTAACAGGGAAGTTGCACTTAGGACATGCATGGGATACGACTTTGCAGGATATCGTAGCTCGTTATAAACGTTTGCAGGGCTATGATATGTTATGGCTTCCGGGAATGGATCATGCAGGAATTGCGACACAGGCAAAAGTTGATGCACGTTTAAAAGAGCAGGGTGTTTCCCGTTATGATATCGGTCGTGAGAAATTTTTGGAAGCAGCTTGGGACTGGAAAGAAGAATATGCTTCTACCATTCGTAAACAATGGGCAAAAATGGGGTTGTCATTAGATTATACAAGAGAGCGTTTTACACTGGATGATGGTTTATCACATGCAGTTCGAAAAGTGTTTGTTGACTTATACAATGATGGTTTGATTTATCAGGGAGAACGCATCATTAACTGGGATCCTGAAGCCAAAACAGCTTTATCTAATATTGAAGTTATTCATAAAGAAATTGAAGGTGCAATGTATCACTTTAAATATAAAGTGGTAGAAACAGGACAGGAGCTTGTTGTTGCGACAACACGTCCAGAAACAATGTTTGCAGACCAGGCAATTTTCGTACATCCTGATGATGAACGATATAAAGATATTATAGGAATGCATGCGATTAATCCTGCCAATGGAGAAGAACTTCCTATTATGGCAGATGATTACATTGATATGGATTTTGGTACAGCAGTTATGAAGTGTACACCAGCACATGATCCTAACGATTTCATGTTGGCAAAAAAATACAATTTACCTATGCCGATTTGTATGCATCCAGATGGTACGATGAATGAAATGTGTGGAAAATATGAAGGAATGGATCGTTTCGCATGCCGTAAAGCTTTAGTAGAAGATTTTGAAAAAGCAGGTGTTGTCGATCATATTGAAAAACATATGCATCAGGTAGGACATTCGGAACGTACAGGAGTTATTGTAGAGCCTTATTTATCAAAACAATGGTTTGTAAAGATGAAACCACTGGCAGAAGAAGTGTTAAAAAATCAGGAAATTGAAGATCAGAAAATTAACTTCTATCCAAAACGTTTTGAAAAGACATTCCATCAGTGGCTAGACGTTATTGAAGACTGGTGTATTTCCCGTCAGCTTTGGTGGGGACATCGTATTCCTGCATGGTATCATAAAGAAACAGGTGAGATTTATGTAGGAATGGATGATCCAAAAGATATTGAAAACTGGATACAGGATGAAGATGTATTGGATACATGGTTCTCAAGTGCTTTATGGCCTTTTTCAACTTTAGGATGGCCGGAAAACAGTGAAGACTTACAGCGTTATTTCCCAAATGATTTGTTAGTTACAGGATATGACATTATCTTCTTCTGGGTAGCACGTATGGCATTCCAGACACGTTACTGTATGAAAAACCGTCCATTTAAAGATGTCTTGATTCATGGATTGGTACGTGATCCGCAAGGAAGAAAAATGAGTAAATCTTTAGGTAATGGAATTGACCCTATGGATGTTATCGATAAATATGGAGTAGATGCTTTGCGTTTCTTCTTGACAACAAACTCTACACCAGGACAGGATTTACGTTTCTCTGATGAAAAAGTGGAATCTAGCTGGAACTTCATAAATAAAATCTGGAATGCTTCTCGTTTTGCGCTAATGCAGTGTGGGGAAGATATGCAGGTTGATGATATCGATTTAAGTCATGCATCTATGATTGATAAATGGATTTTAGCTCGTTTCAATGAAGTGTTAAAAAATGTAACAGAAAACATGGAAAAATATGAATATGCATTAGTTGGTAATGAGTTGTATGGTTTTATTTGGGATGATTTCTGTTCCTGGTATATTGAATTAAGCAAAGCTGGTTTAAACAGCGAAGATGAAGTTGTTCGCAGTGCAGCAAAATCTACTTTGATTACAGTATTAAGTGGTATTGTACGTATGCTGCATCCATTTATGCCATTTGTAACAGAAGAATTGTATTTAAGCATTCCACATGAAAAAGACAGTATCAATTTAGAAACTTGGCCAACTGCTGCTCCTGTTGAGATGAGCGAAGAAGAAATGACTTCTGTAAAACAGCTGATTACAATGATCGAGGCAGTACGTGCTTTAAAAGTAGATTATAACTTAAAACCTAGTATGGATATTCAGGTCATCATCAAAAATGAAAAAGATGAACTTGTGCCATGTGATGAAAGTATTAATGCAATTCTTATGAAAATGTGCCATGCAAGCTGGGTAAGTGAAACAACAGAAGAAGAAATGGCAGTTCGTCCAATTTTAAATGGAACATTAAGTGTGCCATTAGCTTCCATTATTAATGTAGAAGAAGAAATAGAAAAACTTAGCAAAGAATTAAAACGTTTAACAGGAGAAATTAAACGTGGGGAAGGAATGCTAAGTAATCCTAACTTTGTAAATAAAGCCCCGGAAGCAAAAGTAAATGCAGAAAGAGAAAAATTAGAAGGCTATCGTTCGCAGTATGCAATTGTTGAAAAACAATTAGAAGATATGAAAAAGAAAGTATAA